Proteins found in one Sorghum bicolor cultivar BTx623 chromosome 1, Sorghum_bicolor_NCBIv3, whole genome shotgun sequence genomic segment:
- the LOC8056728 gene encoding uncharacterized protein LOC8056728 has product MCYQVKCGTCGKPTWAGCGRHVASVHAQIPEGQHCACRGWPGVAPVEKKAAADDAGKASGGTVASAPAPAEGGAAQ; this is encoded by the coding sequence ATGTGCTACCAGGTGAAGTGCGGCACCTGCGGCAAGCCGACATGGGCGGGGTGCGGCCGGCACGTCGCGTCGGTGCACGCGCAGATCCCGGAGGGCCAGCACTGCGCCTGCCGCGGCTGGCCCGGCGTCGCCCCCGTAGAGAAGAAGGCCGCCGCCGACGATGCTGGGAAGGCCTCCGGCGGCACCGTCGCTTCCGCTCCCGCTCCCGCGGAAGGCGGCGCTGCGCAGTGA